One window of the Agrobacterium larrymoorei genome contains the following:
- a CDS encoding flavin reductase family protein produces the protein MSTDKNIEAAENANFKNAMAMMAAAVKVVATDGKAGRGGLTVTAACSVSQEPPRLLVCVNTSASAHPVVVENGRLSLNILAKGQEAVAGAFGGKVPPEQRFEVGEWGSDELGQPILKDACARFSCTIHDTMRSGTHTIFLCDVHAADSQRGPLPLVYFDRMMTTLPQVTLAEA, from the coding sequence ATGTCCACTGATAAAAACATTGAGGCGGCAGAGAACGCCAACTTCAAGAATGCCATGGCGATGATGGCCGCCGCCGTCAAAGTCGTCGCGACCGATGGCAAGGCCGGGCGAGGTGGATTGACGGTGACTGCGGCTTGTTCCGTTTCCCAGGAGCCGCCGCGTCTCCTCGTTTGTGTCAACACGTCAGCTTCCGCGCACCCTGTCGTTGTTGAAAATGGCCGGTTGAGCCTGAACATTCTGGCAAAAGGCCAAGAGGCCGTAGCAGGCGCATTTGGCGGCAAGGTTCCCCCGGAGCAACGTTTTGAGGTTGGGGAGTGGGGCTCGGATGAATTGGGGCAGCCCATTTTGAAAGACGCATGTGCGCGATTCAGTTGCACCATTCACGATACGATGCGCTCTGGGACGCATACGATCTTCCTTTGCGACGTTCACGCTGCCGATAGCCAAAGGGGTCCGTTGCCGCTGGTCTATTTCGACCGGATGATGACGACGCTTCCACAGGTCACACTGGCAGAAGCGTGA